The stretch of DNA TGGTTTCACTGCCGATAGGCATAGCAACGGCTCTTTATTTGGAAGAATATGCACGCAAAAATAAATTTACAGATTTTATTGAGGTTAATATCAATAACCTTGCAGCTGTTCCTTCGATTGTGTTTGGTCTTTTAGGACTCTCTGTTTTTGTTAATTTTTTAGGATTACCACGTTCAGCCTCTTTTGTTGGTGGTCTTGTTTTAGCGCTCATGACTCTTCCCACGATTATTATTGCAACACGTTCTGCTTTGCGTGCTGTTCCTCTCTCTATTCGTGCAGCAGCTTTAGGGCTTGGAGCATCAAAAACACAAATGATTTTTCATCATGTTGTTCCTTTAGCAGCGCCCGGTATTTTGACTGGTACGATTATTGGAGTAGCTCAGGCTTTGGGTGAAACAGCCCCTTTGCTTTTGATTGGAATGGTTGCTTTTGTTGTTAATATTCCTACAACTCCTATGGATCCTGCAACAGCTTTGCCTGTTCAAATTTTTATGTGGGCGGGTGAAGCAGAGCGCGCTTTTGTTGAAAAGACATCGGGGGCTATTATTGTATTAATGATGTTTCTTGCAATCATGAATATTTCTGCAGTTTTTTTACGTCGACGTTTCGAACGCCGCCAGTAATTTTAATAATATAACAACTTCGATAAGATTTTTGTAAGGTGAGTTTTTGTCATGAAGATTAAAATGCGTGGTCAGGATGTGAAGGTTTCTTATGGAGATAAAGAAGCACTCCATGGTATTACCCTTGATATTCCTGAACATCAAGTCACTGCTTTGATTGGTCCGTCAGGATGTGGGAAGTCGACTTTTTTGCGTTGTTTCAACCGTATGAATGATACGATTGAAGGGGCTAAAATAACGGGTCTTATTACCTTAGATGGGGAAAATATTTATGACACACGGATTGATGTTGTAGAATTACGTGCTCGTGTTGGAATGGTTTTTCAAAAGCCTAGTCCTTTTCCAAAATCTATATTTGAAAATGTTGCTTATGGTCCGCGCATTCATGGTTTGGTGAAAACGCGTTCTGAATTGCATGATGTGGTTGAAAAGAGTTTAAGGCAGGCTGGTTTGTTTGAAGAAGTAAAAGACCGTCTTCATGATCTTGGAACAAGTTTATCAGGAGGACAACAACAGCGTTTGTGTATTGCGCGTGCTATTGCGGTTAGTCCCGAAGTTATTTTGATGGACGAGCCTTGTTCAGCTCTAGACCCTATTGCGACGGCTCGGATTGAAGAGCTTATCGATGCGTTACGGCAAAATTATACAATTGTTATCGTAACACATTCCATGCAACAGGCGGCACGTGTTTCTCAATATACGGCCATGTTTCATTTAGGGCATTTGGTCGAAGTTGGTGCAACTGAAATGATCTTCACTTCACCAAAAGAACAACGGACGCAAGATTATATTACGGGGCGTTTTGGATAGGTGAATTGAGGAGTGTAAAATATGTCTATGAACCATACTGTTCGTTCTTATGATGCAGAACTAAAATATCTAAAAGCAAGGATTACAGAAATGGGGCGCCATGCGGAAAGAATGATTGAACGTTCTGTTGCATCGGTTGTATGTAGTGATCTTCAACTTGCCACGGCGGTGATTGCCGATGATGTTTTTTTAGATGAAGCAGAACGTGATATTGATGAAAAAGCAGTTGCTATTATTTGCAAGCGCCAACCGATGGCTGTAGATTTGCGTGAAATTATTGGCGCCATTCGTATTTCTTCTGATCTTGAGCGGATTGGGGATATGGCTAAAAACATTGCTAAGAGGACCGTTGCTCTTTCAGAAATACGTCAATCTGCGTCCTTTTATCACGGGCTTGAAACAATTACAGCCTTAGCGCTTAATCAATTAAAAGAAGTCTTAGATGCTTATACAAGTCGCCGATTAGAGCGTGTTGATGCTGTGCGTGAGCGGGATGAGAAGATTGATGCTTTGTATACTTCTCTTTTTCGTGAACTTTTGACATATATGATGGAAGATATGCGCAATATTACGGTTTGTACGCACTTACTGTTTTGTTTAAAGAATATTGAACGAATTGGTGATCATGTTACCAATATTGCTGAAATGTTGCATTATATCATAACGGGTTATCATATGTCTTCTGATCGTCCTCGCGATGATCTTACGTATAAAGTTGGCGTAGGTGAGAATAAAATAGATTAAATTTTTTTTAAATGTCTAAAATAAGCTTGTCGATACATTGAACATTTTCTCACAATACAAAACTCTAAAAAGAACATAAAAAGAATATAATAACCATATTATGAAAAAACACAAAGAAGCCATAAAGAATTTTTTCAAGCTATACATGGCAGATTGTTAACTCTTGATTTGACATATTTGTATATTGGATGATACCATCATTTGTATTATGGCTGGAGGGGAGTTTTTTCTGATCATTTTTTTAAAATTTTATATTAAAGGGGATATCTGTTTTATTTTTTCAATATTGATGCAAAGAGTTTTGGTATCAAAATCTTTTTCGCCCAATCTTTTTCATCTGTAGAATAAGGGGATAGTATTATTGTATTGCGATTAAAATGTGTGGGTTTTTATAAGTCTATATTGTCCCATGAGGAGAGACAATATTGATCTATAAATTAAGAGTTTTTTATTTTTTATTTCGCATAGATAGTTTTTGATTACCATTTGTATTAAAATTTTACTGAGTGGTAACAATTAGCTGTGTACTTTATTGAGAGATACATTTAAGGCTCATTTCAAAATTTGAATAGCTCAGAGATTATAGGAATGTGTTGCATAAGATGAAAAAAAATCGTTGGAATGTTTTTGTTACCTGTTGCGTAGCGCCTTTGGTTTTTGTGGGGTGTGCTGCAAATCATTTAGATGCTGAAAAAGTAAATAATAAGAAAACAAAAACAGTTACGTATCCATTAACAGAGCGCCAATGCCTTATGCGTGCGATGTATTTTGAGTCAAATCGCTCAAGTCGTGAAGGAATGATTGCCGTTGGGACGGTTGTTATGAATCGTGTTAATTCAACCGCCTATCCCAAGACGATTTGTGGTGTTGTTGGTCAATATAAGCAATTTGCGCCGGGGGTTTTAACGCGTCCTATGACGGAGAAAGCATCTGTTGCTCGTGTAAGAGAGGCTGCTGATGCTGTTTTACGGGGTGAACGAGATAAGAAAGTTAAACACGCTAAGTTTTTTCATACCGCTGGTTTGTCTTTTCCTTATAAAAACATGCACTATGTTCATGTTGCAGGGGGCAATGCTTTTTATGAAAAGCGATCACGTGATGGGTCACTTCAAGTTCCTACGGATAATCGCCCTTATGATGTTGCGTATGCCTTTGCCCAGGAACGTTCTGGTCATGCGCCAAGCTTTATCGATGAAGGCTTAGAAAGTAAGGAAGTCAAAGCAGAGAAAAGTGCATCACCTTCAACAGAAGTAGCTCAGTTCAAGACAGTACAACCTACATCTTTTGCTAT from Bartonella tribocorum CIP 105476 encodes:
- a CDS encoding cell wall hydrolase; this translates as MKKNRWNVFVTCCVAPLVFVGCAANHLDAEKVNNKKTKTVTYPLTERQCLMRAMYFESNRSSREGMIAVGTVVMNRVNSTAYPKTICGVVGQYKQFAPGVLTRPMTEKASVARVREAADAVLRGERDKKVKHAKFFHTAGLSFPYKNMHYVHVAGGNAFYEKRSRDGSLQVPTDNRPYDVAYAFAQERSGHAPSFIDEGLESKEVKAEKSASPSTEVAQFKTVQPTSFAMVQLDKVPIPTYAPQHLARKEENKTIMALPSSDQLNAIVAMLEKRHRNW
- the pstB gene encoding phosphate ABC transporter ATP-binding protein PstB, translating into MKIKMRGQDVKVSYGDKEALHGITLDIPEHQVTALIGPSGCGKSTFLRCFNRMNDTIEGAKITGLITLDGENIYDTRIDVVELRARVGMVFQKPSPFPKSIFENVAYGPRIHGLVKTRSELHDVVEKSLRQAGLFEEVKDRLHDLGTSLSGGQQQRLCIARAIAVSPEVILMDEPCSALDPIATARIEELIDALRQNYTIVIVTHSMQQAARVSQYTAMFHLGHLVEVGATEMIFTSPKEQRTQDYITGRFG
- the phoU gene encoding phosphate signaling complex protein PhoU — encoded protein: MSMNHTVRSYDAELKYLKARITEMGRHAERMIERSVASVVCSDLQLATAVIADDVFLDEAERDIDEKAVAIICKRQPMAVDLREIIGAIRISSDLERIGDMAKNIAKRTVALSEIRQSASFYHGLETITALALNQLKEVLDAYTSRRLERVDAVRERDEKIDALYTSLFRELLTYMMEDMRNITVCTHLLFCLKNIERIGDHVTNIAEMLHYIITGYHMSSDRPRDDLTYKVGVGENKID